GAGAAAAGGTTCATTAAGGTCATTATCAATATCCGGACAAAAAAAGCAGAGGCGCGAAGTCCCCTGCAAGGTTACAATTTAAATCTAAGACGCTTCTGGTCAAGGCCGCAATCATACCTCCAGTCACTATAGTCAGTTTGTCTGGGACAGCTGGAGGTGAAGCCCCTTCCGCTCAGGTTAGCCGCGTGCTGCCCAGCAATCTTTTAATGGAAAGGTTCGCTTCATTAAGCACTACTTCCTTGTCGATGGTCTTCAGCCGCCCTGTGTGCATGAGGATCTCACCATCCACAATCGTTGTCTCCACATCGGCACGGGTGGCCGAGTAGACGATCCGCGAGATCGGGTCCACATCATAAGAGGGAAAGGTATGAAAATTATAGAGATTAAGGATGGCCAGATCCGCCTTCTTGCCGACCTCGATGCTGCCGATCTGATCCTCCATCCCCACCGCCTTCGCGCCTCCGATGGTCGCCATCCGAAAGACACTCCGGGCATCCATCGTAGTCGGGCCATGCGCGGGCTTCTGGATGACTGCCGCCAGACGCATCTCGTTGAACATATCCAGGTTATTGTTGCATGGCGCGCCATCTGCACCCAAGCTGAGGTGAATATGGTCATGAAGCATGCCCGGCGTATCGGCGATGCCGGAGGCCAGCTTGAGGTTCGAGCCCGGGCAGTGGCTGACATGAACCCCGCGGTCCCGCAGAATCCGCTTCTCCTGCTCATCCAGCCAGACACAGTGGGCCAGAATCAGACGTTCGTTAGCCAGCCCCAGGTGATCCAGATAGACGATATTGCGCATACCGGTCATCGCCTGCACAAGCTCAATCTCTCCCAAATTCTCGGAAGCATGGGTATGCACCTTCACCCCGTAACGGGCCGAGAGGCTCTGCACCTCCCGCAGCAGCGGCTCCGTACAGGAAATGACAAACCGCGGGGAAAAAGCATACTGAATCCGGCCGTTCGCGTATCCGTTCCATTTCTCCAGCAGATCCACACTCTCCTGCAGCGAAGCCGCCGTCTCCTCCTGCAGGGCCGCCGGTGCATCGGGGTTCTTCCGGTCCATCATGACCTTCCCTGACAAGGCGCGGATACCGCTCTTCGCAATCGCCTGGAAAGCATAATCCGTATGATGTACCGTCTCCATATCCACGATGGTCGTTGTACCGCTGGTGATTAATTCCCCAATGCCGAGCATGGCAGAATAGTACAGCGATTCCTCGTCATGCGCCGCCTCCAGCGGCCAGATCCGCTTGCGCAGCCAGTCCATCAGCTCCAGATCATCCCCTTTGCCGCGAAACAGCGTCTGGCACAGATGAATATGCGTCTGGATGAAGCCGGGGATGACCGTCCGGTTCTTGGCGTCTATGACTAGCTCATCCTCATCCCCATTCACTTCAAGGCCGGTGCCAATCTCCACAATCAGATCGCCCTTGATGCGGATATCACCGTATATAATGTCCTCCTGCTTGTTCATCGTAATAATCTCCGCATGCTTGATCAGGATATTCGCCATTGTCTTCCCCCCCTAGTCTTGTTAATGTCCGGCTGCCTGTAACACAAAAAGGCCACAAAAATATGCCTCAGCATATTTTCGTAGCCAGAAATTTACGGTTCCCGGTAGAGACCCTTAAACCAATTATTAAGGATATACGAAAAGGACTATTCAATTGCTTATGAATAATCCCATCATAATTGAAAGACAACTTTCCTGTCAACAAAAGTTATTAAAGTTAACACGATCATGCAATTAAGTCAGATTAGAGCATGAATAAACATTTTCACACTAAAAATCAGCCATTAATGTAATGTTAACTCACTCAATCGGAGATTATCTCTCCATATTATCTGGCAGAACCTTCTCAAACACCGGAAAAGCAGCGGTACGGCCCGGAAAACGAATCTCGCCTCTCTGCGAATACCCGAGCGAAGGATACAGCTTGAGCACCCTGTCATTCTTCGCATATGTATCGAGCCGGATGCTTCTGTATCCGCTGCTGCGGGCGAATTCCTCGGCAAAGGCGATCAGCCGCCGGGCAATCCCTTTGCCCTGAATCTCGGGATGTACCGCAAGCCGGTGCATGATCAGATGCGGCCCCTGCTGCTGTTCCCATTCAATGCCTGCATATTGCTCCGCCTGGTTCTCATCCAGCACAAGAATTCCGGCAATCGCCTCATGCTCCAGGCAGACAAATAACGTTCCCTTGCCGATATCTTCACTAATGACTTCACGGTTAGGGTACCCTTCATCCCATTGATCGCTTCCGCCTGCCTGCATAACTTGTACACATTTGGCAATCAGATTCATGATCTCCTGGATCTCCCCGCTGTGCGCTCTCCGTATCTCATTTCCAATCATATACATTCCCCGCTTTCCTGCCTGAATAGTGAACCCGGTAAAGATTCTGTTAAGAAGTCTACCATATCCGGCCGGAAATTCCGATAGCCCGCCTTATCCCAAAGTTCCCCATATGCTATAGGGGCGGCGCATTATGCGCCAGCCCCTATAATAGCCGCAGTCCTGCTCCGCTGCTGTGCCTGCGGCTCTGTCAGCCGAGCTCCAGCTTATGCCCGTCCTCGAAGCCCTTGGCGAAACCTGCGTCGAACCCCACGTTGTATGCTTCGGTGTAGCCCTGCTGATAGGCGTCTCCCGGCGGCAGTTCCGGCGGGACGCCCAGATCCGGGGGGAGCGGAATCACCTGCGGCTGGGGAGGGGGCTCTATAGCCGGTATGACCTGCACCGGCGGCTTTACAATACGGGATCTGCGGAGCAGCCGTCTGCGGAGTCTTCTTTTTCTGCGCAGCTGCAGGGATTTCTTCCCCGGCTTGCCGAGCAGACCCTTGCGCGATTTGCGTCCGGGACCTTTGCGTATCCGTGTCTTCCGTGACAGCAGCGGTCTGCGTCTCTTGCCTTTGCCCGTGGAACCAAGCTTGCCCTGTCTCTTTCTCTTCATCTTCTACGCCTCCTGTACTTCATCTACTCCTGGACGTCCCCTCTGAGCAGACCTTGCTCAGCCAGGGGGCTGCAGGCACTCCTTCTTTGGGCTCATGCAGCGAAATACCGGATATCATCCGGCACATCGAACTCTGGTACCCGCTAAGAATCCTGATATTGTCGCTCAGCTTGCGGGCTGTCTGCTCCGATTGCCCCGTCACTTCAGCAATACTCTCGAGGATGGCTGCGAGCGCTGCCTGGCTGCGGGCGATCGAGCGGATCATCTCCAGCTTGACGGCATGTTCGGAGAGCAGCCCGCCGCTCATTTGCTGTCGTCCCCGAAGCTGAAGCCCTCGCCACCATCCCCGCCAAAATCGCCGCCCTCGTCTTCCCCGCTGCCCAGCACCGCCTTCAGGTTGCTGTACAGTCCGTTCTCCAGCTTCGTCAGCCCCTCTACCATTTCCACGATTACCTCGTGAATAGAGATGGATTCCTTCAGCTGGTCTTCGTGGGAGTCGAACGCTCTGGCGTGGATGTGATGATGGGTCCACTGCTTCACTTTTTCCGCTTCCACCGCTTTGGCCTCAAGAATCATCGCAATGTTCCACTGGATGGCAGCGGTCGACTCCAGCATTTGCAGATATGCCTTTTCTCTGCTCATCCTCCGCCTCCTTGCTCAGGTTACACGTTACCCTTACTCTTCTTCCTGACCGTTTAATTCCTTGATGACCCTGCCCACTCCCTCAGCCATCGCCTCTTCAAGATCGGCAAGTGCATTGAGGTAAGCAATGATGTTTTTGTTGACTTGACCTGAGCTTTCCACCAGTCCACTGAATCCGCCGAAATCAGGGTCCGCATCCGGCAGATCGTGAACTATTTGCGACATACGGACGGCTACGTGGCGTTCGGCGTCGAGAATCCGTGCCATTTGTTCGTGCGTATGGGCCATGTGCTGCAGGACTTTTGTAATTTTACTCTGCACCTTCATGTCTCCTTTGCTCAAACGCCCTGCTACAGCATATGCGGCATCCGCCTTGACGGTGCCGGAGAAGCGCCGCAAGTTTGTGCCGGGACAAGTCGCAAGATGACCCTTAATTTCAACGTTCAAATCCCCGTTTCCGCTCCTGCCTGAAGACAGGGAGAAGGCTGCCGGCTGGAGCATATTGACAAGAAACGTAACAGCAGACTATGCTTGGCTGAAAATACATCCTAATGGTGTATGTCCGCATCTATGTACCCGGATTAGAACTGGAGGCAATCTATGAAACTTACAGGTGAACACCTGGAACTATCTCCTCTGAGCGCCCCCGAGCTTGCGTTAGCCTTAGAGAATTACGCCGGGCTGGAGCAGACGCTAGACTTGAACGTTACAATAACCGCAACCCTGCTGGACGATGAAGAGATGCGCTATGCGATGCGGGTCAGGCACGCCAAGGTGCTGCAGGATGAACAGAACTACTGCTGGCTGACCATGTGGGCCATCATCCACCGGGAGCAGCGGCAGCTCATCGGCTTCCTGATTCTTAAAGGCCGCCCGAACGAACAAGGTGAAGTCATCGTTGGTTATGTCATAGACGAGAGATACCGGGGCCAAGGCTATGCCACAGAAGCGCTGCGGCAGATCAGCGCCTGGATCTTCAGCCATCCCGGCGCACGCTGGGTCATCGCAGATACCGAGAAGGACAATTTCGCCTCCCACCGTGTCCTGCAGCACCTGGGTGCAGAGCTGTACCGGGAGACCGAGGATTTGTTCTGGTGGCGAATCGTCCGGCCAGCCAGTGGTTGATGGTGATGAGTTGGTGGCTGTTCCCTCTCCCTAAACTAATCACCCTCACCTACCAAGCTGAAACGGTACCGTCCTTTTAAAGGACGGTACCGTTTCAGCGAGAAATAGAAGGAAAATTTATCGTGTGCAACATCTAAATTCTTATATTTCCAAAAAAAAGCCGCCCCTCAGGGCAGCGTATCTCTCAGCTTATCTCCGGCTTCGCGCAGAGACTGGAAGGTTCCCGCGTCGCTCCACCAGCCTTGCAGCACATCATAGCTCAGCTTGCGCTCGACAGCATAAAGGTTGTTCACATCGGTAATCTCCAGCTCGCCCCTTCTGGAAGGCGAAATCCGGCGGATGATATCGAATACTGCTTCATCGTACATATAGATGCCTGTAACACAAAATTTCGTCTTTGGCTGCTCCGGCTTCTCTTCAATGTAAGCAATCAGGGAGGCATCGGCGCTGTCAAACACCGGAACCCCGTATCTGCGCGCATCCTCAACAGGCTTCAGAAGCACCTTCGCGGTCCCCGCCGGCTGCTGCAGATAACTTTTCACGTAAGGCTCCAGACTATCCATGAACAGATTATCCCCCAGGAGCACAACAAACCGTTCCCCCGGCAGGATGAATCCTTCCGCCAGCTCCAGCG
This genomic interval from Paenibacillus sp. FSL H8-0332 contains the following:
- a CDS encoding GNAT family N-acetyltransferase, whose amino-acid sequence is MKLTGEHLELSPLSAPELALALENYAGLEQTLDLNVTITATLLDDEEMRYAMRVRHAKVLQDEQNYCWLTMWAIIHREQRQLIGFLILKGRPNEQGEVIVGYVIDERYRGQGYATEALRQISAWIFSHPGARWVIADTEKDNFASHRVLQHLGAELYRETEDLFWWRIVRPASG
- a CDS encoding GNAT family N-acetyltransferase, which translates into the protein MYMIGNEIRRAHSGEIQEIMNLIAKCVQVMQAGGSDQWDEGYPNREVISEDIGKGTLFVCLEHEAIAGILVLDENQAEQYAGIEWEQQQGPHLIMHRLAVHPEIQGKGIARRLIAFAEEFARSSGYRSIRLDTYAKNDRVLKLYPSLGYSQRGEIRFPGRTAAFPVFEKVLPDNMER
- a CDS encoding restriction endonuclease subunit S, with the protein product MSREKAYLQMLESTAAIQWNIAMILEAKAVEAEKVKQWTHHHIHARAFDSHEDQLKESISIHEVIVEMVEGLTKLENGLYSNLKAVLGSGEDEGGDFGGDGGEGFSFGDDSK
- a CDS encoding 5'-deoxyadenosine deaminase, which encodes MANILIKHAEIITMNKQEDIIYGDIRIKGDLIVEIGTGLEVNGDEDELVIDAKNRTVIPGFIQTHIHLCQTLFRGKGDDLELMDWLRKRIWPLEAAHDEESLYYSAMLGIGELITSGTTTIVDMETVHHTDYAFQAIAKSGIRALSGKVMMDRKNPDAPAALQEETAASLQESVDLLEKWNGYANGRIQYAFSPRFVISCTEPLLREVQSLSARYGVKVHTHASENLGEIELVQAMTGMRNIVYLDHLGLANERLILAHCVWLDEQEKRILRDRGVHVSHCPGSNLKLASGIADTPGMLHDHIHLSLGADGAPCNNNLDMFNEMRLAAVIQKPAHGPTTMDARSVFRMATIGGAKAVGMEDQIGSIEVGKKADLAILNLYNFHTFPSYDVDPISRIVYSATRADVETTIVDGEILMHTGRLKTIDKEVVLNEANLSIKRLLGSTRLT
- a CDS encoding sugar phosphate nucleotidyltransferase codes for the protein MKGVILAGGTGTRLYPLTRLMNKHLLPVGKYPMVCYGIERLRQGGITDILLVISKQSAGQYTDFLGSGAEFGVSLTYKIQEAAGGIAEALELAEGFILPGERFVVLLGDNLFMDSLEPYVKSYLQQPAGTAKVLLKPVEDARRYGVPVFDSADASLIAYIEEKPEQPKTKFCVTGIYMYDEAVFDIIRRISPSRRGELEITDVNNLYAVERKLSYDVLQGWWSDAGTFQSLREAGDKLRDTLP
- a CDS encoding nucleoside-diphosphate sugar epimerase; the protein is MNVEIKGHLATCPGTNLRRFSGTVKADAAYAVAGRLSKGDMKVQSKITKVLQHMAHTHEQMARILDAERHVAVRMSQIVHDLPDADPDFGGFSGLVESSGQVNKNIIAYLNALADLEEAMAEGVGRVIKELNGQEEE